The following proteins come from a genomic window of Lachnoclostridium phytofermentans ISDg:
- the sdaAA gene encoding L-serine ammonia-lyase, iron-sulfur-dependent, subunit alpha — protein sequence MDFISGNELLKLCEENHYRISDVMREREASEFGSSPEETIGRMKEAYRIMKEACHKPLDEPVISVGGLIGGESAKVRDRRRSGKSICGSMLSKAITYSLAVLEVNASMGLIVAAPTAGSSGVLPGLLLALEEEFSLDDNQIIDGLFTASAVGYLIMRNATVAGAQAGCQAEVGAASAMAAAAAAEIMGGTPRQCLDAATVALSNLLGLVCDPVAGLVEYPCQNRNVIGAANALVCAEMALSGIVQFIPFDQMVDTMMAVGRSIPFELRETALGGCAATDAACRKTCEIFKSK from the coding sequence ATGGATTTTATATCAGGAAATGAATTGCTGAAATTATGTGAGGAAAACCACTATCGGATTTCAGATGTGATGCGGGAACGTGAAGCCAGCGAGTTCGGTTCCAGTCCAGAAGAGACCATTGGCCGTATGAAGGAAGCTTACCGGATTATGAAAGAAGCCTGCCACAAACCACTGGATGAACCTGTGATTTCCGTTGGCGGACTAATCGGGGGAGAATCTGCAAAGGTACGAGACAGAAGGAGATCAGGAAAATCCATTTGCGGAAGCATGCTGTCCAAGGCGATTACCTATTCACTAGCCGTTTTAGAAGTGAATGCTTCGATGGGACTTATTGTGGCGGCGCCTACGGCAGGAAGCTCCGGGGTGCTACCTGGACTTCTACTTGCTCTAGAAGAAGAGTTTTCCCTGGATGACAATCAGATCATAGATGGTCTTTTTACGGCAAGTGCGGTTGGTTATCTGATTATGAGGAACGCTACCGTAGCTGGAGCACAGGCTGGCTGTCAGGCTGAAGTCGGTGCAGCTTCTGCAATGGCAGCGGCAGCGGCAGCAGAAATCATGGGCGGAACACCGCGGCAGTGCTTGGATGCAGCTACTGTTGCATTATCAAATCTCTTAGGGCTTGTCTGCGATCCGGTAGCCGGTCTGGTGGAATATCCCTGTCAGAACCGTAATGTTATAGGTGCTGCCAATGCACTGGTATGTGCAGAAATGGCATTATCAGGAATAGTACAGTTCATTCCATTTGACCAGATGGTGGACACCATGATGGCTGTGGGGCGTTCGATTCCATTTGAATTAAGAGAAACTGCACTTGGTGGCTGCGCGGCTACGGACGCTGCATGCAGGAAGACCTGTGAGATTTTTAAATCAAAGTAA
- the sdaAB gene encoding L-serine ammonia-lyase, iron-sulfur-dependent subunit beta, with amino-acid sequence MPSISIFDVIGPNMVGPSSSHTAGAVAIALLVKKMFNGPISKVEFVLYGSFAKTYKGHGTDRALLAGIMGFETYDLRIKNSFQLADECGLKYTFRADEKETEVHPNTVDIHISGEKAETMSVRGVSLGGGKIKIVRINGIDVDFTGEYSTLVIRHHDYPGMVAYIATSLSERNVNIAFMRLFRERKGATAYSVVESDEEIPRELLEKLREHPKVEDVMLIQV; translated from the coding sequence ATGCCGTCTATCAGTATTTTTGATGTAATCGGCCCCAATATGGTAGGGCCATCCAGCTCACATACCGCGGGTGCTGTGGCGATTGCTCTTCTAGTTAAAAAAATGTTCAATGGGCCGATCAGCAAAGTTGAGTTTGTTTTGTATGGTTCTTTTGCAAAGACCTACAAAGGCCATGGAACTGACCGTGCGCTTCTTGCTGGAATCATGGGATTTGAGACTTATGATCTGAGAATTAAGAATTCCTTCCAGCTAGCGGATGAATGTGGACTGAAGTATACCTTCCGTGCGGATGAAAAAGAAACAGAAGTGCATCCAAACACAGTAGATATTCATATATCTGGAGAAAAGGCTGAAACCATGTCGGTCCGAGGCGTCTCATTGGGTGGCGGTAAAATTAAAATTGTCAGAATCAACGGCATTGATGTAGACTTTACCGGAGAATATTCCACATTGGTTATACGGCACCATGACTATCCCGGAATGGTGGCATATATCGCTACCAGTTTAAGTGAGCGCAATGTAAATATCGCTTTCATGCGTTTGTTCCGGGAACGGAAAGGTGCTACTGCTTACTCTGTGGTGGAATCTGATGAGGAAATCCCACGAGAATTATTGGAAAAGCTTAGGGAACATCCAAAAGTAGAAGATGTTATGCTTATTCAGGTTTAG
- a CDS encoding dicarboxylate/amino acid:cation symporter, giving the protein MVEGKKSKKGLGLVPRLIIAITIGILVGMYCPSFVTSILITASDLFKEFLMFIIPLMIVAFVTMGIADLSQGAGKLLAFTAAISYASTLLAGSASYAVSSKFFPSFVNEGVVAKVASACDKVIDGYFSLTITPLLETTSAVVLAFVLGVCISAMRGKEIGDTLYNVIKDFSKIITKVLGRVIIPILPLYICGTFAKMTYQGTTFAIMSVLWKVFVIVILLHLIYLIVAFTFAGLMTKRNPITMMKNQIPGYLTAIGTQSSAATIPVNIKCAESNGISEEIRNFVVPLCANIHMAGSMITITCCVTATLLIYGMPHGFLTLFPFICVLGIALVASPGAPGGSIFTATPFFPIVGIPLASDIASLLQAMYIAQDSFGTACNVSGDNAISALVDMFYHKYIKKDKKS; this is encoded by the coding sequence ATGGTGGAAGGTAAAAAGAGTAAGAAGGGGTTGGGTCTAGTACCAAGGCTAATTATTGCTATTACCATTGGTATTTTAGTCGGAATGTACTGCCCTAGTTTTGTAACTTCAATATTGATTACAGCATCGGATTTGTTTAAAGAGTTTTTAATGTTTATCATCCCACTTATGATAGTGGCTTTTGTTACTATGGGAATTGCAGACTTATCTCAAGGAGCCGGAAAGTTGCTAGCGTTTACCGCAGCGATTTCTTATGCCTCTACGCTGCTGGCGGGAAGCGCATCTTATGCTGTTTCCAGTAAGTTTTTCCCATCTTTTGTGAATGAAGGGGTTGTTGCGAAAGTTGCTTCAGCATGTGACAAGGTCATCGACGGATATTTCTCCCTGACGATCACACCGCTACTTGAAACGACATCCGCTGTTGTTCTGGCCTTTGTACTGGGAGTATGCATCAGCGCCATGCGTGGCAAAGAGATTGGAGATACTCTTTACAATGTGATCAAAGATTTTTCTAAGATTATTACAAAGGTACTTGGCCGTGTGATTATTCCGATTCTTCCTTTGTATATCTGTGGAACTTTTGCTAAGATGACTTATCAAGGAACTACCTTTGCGATTATGTCCGTGCTTTGGAAGGTATTCGTGATTGTTATACTTCTTCATTTGATCTATCTGATTGTGGCCTTTACCTTTGCAGGCTTAATGACAAAACGAAATCCGATTACCATGATGAAGAACCAGATACCTGGTTACCTAACTGCGATCGGTACCCAGTCTTCTGCTGCTACGATTCCGGTTAATATCAAATGTGCAGAAAGCAATGGTATTTCAGAAGAAATTCGTAATTTCGTAGTTCCTCTATGTGCAAATATTCATATGGCTGGTTCTATGATTACCATTACCTGCTGTGTGACCGCAACCCTGCTCATTTACGGCATGCCTCATGGCTTCCTTACCCTGTTCCCATTTATCTGTGTACTAGGAATAGCCCTGGTTGCGTCTCCAGGAGCTCCAGGTGGTTCCATCTTCACAGCGACTCCATTCTTCCCGATTGTAGGAATACCTTTAGCTTCAGATATTGCCAGTCTTCTTCAGGCAATGTATATTGCTCAGGATAGCTTCGGTACTGCATGTAACGTATCCGGAGATAATGCGATTAGCGCACTGGTCGATATGTTCTACCATAAATATATTAAAAAAGATAAAAAAAGTTAA
- a CDS encoding CD3324 family protein → MSYIKATDVLPEEIIEIIQNYIDGEYIYVPRKENNRKGWGENTKSKDMIILRNLEIYEKYKKGAQIGHLSETYYLSPKSIQKIIAKLKLKNQ, encoded by the coding sequence ATGAGCTATATCAAAGCAACCGATGTGTTGCCAGAAGAAATTATCGAGATTATTCAAAATTATATTGACGGTGAATATATTTACGTTCCAAGGAAAGAAAATAATCGTAAAGGCTGGGGTGAGAACACCAAGAGTAAAGATATGATTATCTTAAGGAACTTAGAGATTTATGAAAAATACAAAAAAGGAGCGCAGATTGGTCATCTTTCGGAAACTTATTATTTATCGCCGAAAAGTATACAAAAAATTATAGCAAAGTTAAAACTTAAGAATCAGTAA
- the rsgA gene encoding ribosome small subunit-dependent GTPase A: MIQGTVVNILNKQVKVLSEGNIITCLIPGSLLTSKNSLIVGDQVEVELTGTDQYRLNHIHTRTTAVYRGNRKSPEEDILIAANVQCLLAIVTADYLLHQAGYIESAIIAARRAGIQVGVFISKWDLIGENTQNLLQEKLTYYQSTADFVFVGSACECQEELINKVEGKTVVIIGDRSCGKTSLIRSCLNELAIIEKYQRNIASTYNSDLHAGFNGTLWIDTPGFRDFALQGITEEERGDVFPEISQLTKGCYFRNCTHVHEDGCQVLEELRAKKIRRDRYDSYQKMIGTKATSDTESKLDYRRAACTECFPCKVCGAFVVPDGAGSQHRNHCPKCLSSIHVDIEPGDRASLCQGIMEPVSVWVRKGGEWAIIHRCKECGDLSSNRIAADDNPALLMSIAVKPLAMTPFPLNKLEDIFKQ, translated from the coding sequence GTGATTCAAGGTACTGTTGTAAATATCTTAAATAAACAAGTCAAAGTATTATCGGAAGGTAACATAATTACTTGTCTGATCCCTGGTTCTTTGTTAACTAGCAAAAACTCTTTAATAGTTGGGGATCAAGTCGAAGTGGAGCTAACTGGAACCGATCAATATAGATTAAACCATATTCATACAAGGACAACAGCGGTATATCGTGGTAACCGAAAAAGCCCTGAGGAAGATATTTTAATAGCAGCAAATGTTCAGTGTCTTTTAGCTATCGTTACTGCTGATTATCTTCTTCATCAGGCCGGTTATATAGAGTCCGCAATCATAGCTGCTAGACGAGCTGGGATACAAGTGGGTGTATTTATTAGTAAGTGGGATTTGATTGGAGAAAACACTCAGAATCTGTTACAAGAGAAACTAACTTACTATCAAAGTACCGCTGACTTTGTATTTGTTGGCTCTGCTTGTGAATGTCAAGAAGAATTAATAAATAAGGTAGAAGGTAAAACTGTTGTAATTATTGGTGATAGATCATGTGGTAAAACATCTTTAATCCGAAGTTGTTTAAACGAATTAGCGATAATTGAAAAGTATCAGAGGAATATAGCAAGTACCTATAACAGTGATTTACATGCTGGTTTTAATGGAACATTGTGGATTGATACACCTGGATTTCGCGATTTTGCTTTACAAGGAATAACAGAAGAAGAACGAGGTGATGTATTCCCTGAGATATCGCAATTGACGAAAGGGTGTTATTTTAGAAATTGTACCCATGTCCACGAAGATGGGTGTCAGGTTCTAGAGGAGTTACGAGCAAAAAAAATAAGAAGAGATCGATATGATTCCTATCAAAAGATGATTGGTACGAAAGCTACATCAGATACGGAATCAAAGTTAGATTATCGGCGTGCTGCCTGTACAGAGTGCTTTCCATGTAAAGTGTGTGGTGCGTTTGTAGTACCAGATGGGGCCGGAAGCCAACATCGTAATCATTGCCCAAAATGTTTATCGAGTATACATGTAGATATTGAACCAGGCGATCGAGCATCTTTGTGTCAAGGGATAATGGAACCGGTCAGTGTGTGGGTACGTAAGGGTGGTGAATGGGCAATAATCCACAGGTGTAAGGAGTGCGGTGATTTAAGCTCTAATCGTATCGCAGCGGATGATAACCCAGCTCTTTTAATGTCGATAGCTGTGAAACCTCTGGCTATGACTCCTTTTCCACTTAATAAATTAGAGGATATATTTAAGCAGTGA
- a CDS encoding beta-class carbonic anhydrase, whose amino-acid sequence MIEEILEFNKAFVENKGYEKYITNKFPQKKVAIVSCMDTRLTELLPASMGLKNGDAKIIKNAGGVISHPFGSAMRSLLIAIYELSVSEILVIGHTDCGARYTDSQKMIEKMKGQGITQNNIDMMKYCGIDFDSWLGGFVDLDESIKKSVELIRNHPLIPETVMVYGLIIDSETGELSRIV is encoded by the coding sequence ATGATTGAAGAAATTCTAGAGTTTAATAAAGCCTTTGTCGAAAATAAAGGATACGAGAAATATATAACCAATAAATTCCCACAGAAAAAAGTTGCAATTGTATCTTGTATGGATACTAGGTTAACGGAATTATTACCAGCTTCCATGGGACTTAAGAACGGAGATGCAAAAATAATAAAAAATGCAGGTGGAGTTATTTCACACCCTTTTGGTAGTGCAATGCGAAGCTTGCTTATAGCTATATACGAATTAAGTGTTAGCGAAATACTAGTAATAGGGCATACGGATTGCGGAGCTAGGTATACGGACAGCCAAAAGATGATAGAAAAAATGAAAGGACAAGGAATAACACAAAATAATATCGATATGATGAAGTATTGTGGAATTGACTTTGATTCTTGGCTGGGAGGTTTTGTAGATTTAGATGAATCAATCAAGAAATCAGTTGAATTGATACGTAATCACCCTTTAATCCCGGAGACGGTAATGGTATATGGATTAATAATTGATTCTGAGACTGGAGAGTTAAGTAGAATTGTTTAG
- a CDS encoding hydroxyacid dehydrogenase, which yields MKQIILIPQDVDESGKNYLQEKGYELRILQDSSIENICNNIGDCSGLLLRTVPCTKEVFDAAPHLKVIGRHGVGYDNIDIAEATAQGIKVCYTPLANANSVAEHTIMLLLACAKNIVIADKELRQGNYEIRNQMPGIDVFGKTLGIIGFGRIGKSVAKKAALGLGMKILAYGRGLEIKEVPDYVTIIKEVDELIRQSDFISLHMPYSKEMQGFMDSTKLSLMKPEAVLINTARGGIVNEDDLYHALINHKIAGAGLDVFIDEPFKETLSNLFQLDNVVVTPHSAALTKEAMARMSLDAAIGIDEVLSGKKPSWPVN from the coding sequence ATGAAACAAATTATACTTATACCGCAAGATGTGGACGAATCAGGGAAAAATTATTTACAAGAAAAAGGATATGAGCTTCGTATTTTACAAGACAGTTCAATAGAAAATATCTGTAATAATATTGGTGATTGTAGTGGTCTTTTACTTCGTACTGTACCTTGTACGAAAGAGGTTTTTGATGCGGCACCTCATTTAAAGGTAATCGGTAGACACGGGGTGGGATATGATAATATAGACATCGCTGAAGCAACAGCTCAAGGCATTAAAGTTTGTTACACTCCATTGGCCAATGCTAACTCGGTAGCTGAACACACTATAATGCTACTATTAGCTTGTGCTAAGAATATTGTAATAGCGGATAAAGAATTAAGGCAGGGCAATTATGAAATCAGAAATCAAATGCCTGGTATTGATGTCTTTGGTAAGACTTTAGGAATTATAGGATTTGGAAGAATTGGTAAGAGTGTTGCAAAAAAAGCTGCATTAGGATTGGGTATGAAAATTCTTGCTTATGGACGTGGACTAGAGATTAAAGAAGTACCAGATTATGTAACGATAATAAAAGAAGTGGATGAGCTTATTCGTCAATCTGATTTCATCTCGTTACATATGCCCTATAGTAAAGAGATGCAAGGTTTCATGGATTCTACGAAGTTATCGCTGATGAAACCAGAGGCAGTTTTAATTAATACTGCAAGAGGTGGTATCGTGAATGAGGATGATTTATATCATGCACTAATAAATCATAAGATAGCGGGAGCAGGACTGGATGTTTTTATAGATGAGCCGTTTAAGGAGACGTTATCAAACTTATTCCAATTAGATAATGTTGTTGTAACACCTCATAGCGCTGCGTTAACAAAAGAAGCCATGGCAAGAATGAGTTTAGATGCCGCAATTGGAATTGATGAAGTATTAAGCGGTAAAAAACCTTCTTGGCCGGTGAATTGA
- a CDS encoding sensor histidine kinase, giving the protein MKIKDMFTKNITIKKRLVISNILMILVPVVITAFIGFVCVGIIWVSVTHGMGLGFEDSEDFYNASRNITMIIEKSLEKGTHINLAEDLKGISEMLDKNALTLFVDFSGENLYRYGHTTDADGTLLEAVEVLGGEGFVSNGSRELYIQQSEIDGSAYRIALFASPSELSYNTLKVAIVLSTIILLSVVFFSIRLTNRFLTKFVFQKIERPLDILSNGVMQISNGNLEHRIDYEYQDEFAPVCADFNEMAARLKASVELTEQHEQSRKELLVGISHDLRSPLTSIRAYVEGLLDGVAKTPEAQRGYLEIIRSKAEDIDRMLTKIFLFSKMELGEYPDNPELLYLDDEVRQLVRALGTEYEEKGLVLSAGDLVPATVSADPDQLRRVLTNIMENSVKYKTKDVGTLTISLQEEDSGYRLSLCDDGPGVSEAALPHLFEVFYRSDPSRQNPHRGSGLGLAIAANAIQRMKGTIEAKVSGNGGLEIVICLPKAEV; this is encoded by the coding sequence ATGAAAATAAAGGACATGTTTACAAAAAATATAACAATAAAAAAGAGGCTTGTGATTTCAAATATCCTGATGATTCTCGTTCCGGTGGTAATCACTGCGTTCATCGGGTTTGTGTGCGTAGGCATCATCTGGGTTTCCGTCACACATGGGATGGGGCTTGGGTTTGAGGATAGTGAGGACTTCTACAACGCTAGCCGTAACATTACTATGATCATCGAGAAATCACTGGAGAAAGGTACACATATTAATTTAGCCGAGGATCTGAAAGGAATCAGCGAAATGCTTGACAAAAACGCCCTGACGTTGTTTGTGGATTTCTCTGGTGAAAATCTATACCGGTACGGGCATACAACCGATGCCGATGGAACACTTCTAGAAGCAGTGGAAGTATTGGGTGGCGAGGGGTTCGTTTCCAACGGAAGCCGGGAGCTGTATATCCAGCAGTCTGAAATTGACGGCAGTGCCTATCGCATCGCCCTTTTTGCCAGCCCTTCGGAGCTGTCATACAATACCCTGAAAGTAGCTATCGTGTTATCGACCATTATTTTGCTGTCTGTCGTATTCTTTTCCATCCGGCTCACGAATCGATTCCTAACCAAATTCGTTTTTCAGAAGATTGAGCGACCGCTGGACATACTTTCAAACGGAGTGATGCAGATCAGCAATGGGAATCTAGAGCACCGCATTGATTATGAATATCAGGATGAGTTTGCACCTGTCTGTGCTGATTTTAATGAAATGGCCGCCCGGCTCAAAGCTTCGGTGGAACTGACGGAGCAGCATGAGCAAAGTCGCAAAGAGCTTCTGGTCGGCATTTCCCATGACCTACGCAGCCCGCTGACCTCTATCCGCGCCTATGTGGAGGGGCTTTTGGACGGCGTTGCAAAAACACCCGAAGCCCAAAGAGGATATCTGGAAATCATCAGGAGCAAAGCCGAAGACATCGACCGCATGCTGACCAAAATCTTCTTATTCTCTAAAATGGAGCTGGGCGAGTACCCGGACAATCCGGAGCTGCTGTACCTTGACGATGAGGTGCGACAGCTTGTACGGGCATTGGGTACAGAGTACGAAGAAAAGGGGTTAGTTCTCTCTGCTGGCGATCTTGTTCCGGCCACCGTGTCGGCCGATCCGGATCAGCTCCGGCGTGTGCTTACCAACATTATGGAGAATAGCGTAAAATATAAAACAAAGGACGTGGGCACCCTGACCATTTCCTTGCAAGAGGAAGACAGTGGGTACCGCCTGTCTCTTTGTGACGATGGACCTGGTGTCTCGGAGGCTGCATTGCCCCACTTATTCGAGGTATTCTATCGCAGCGATCCATCCCGACAGAACCCTCATCGTGGTAGTGGCCTAGGTCTTGCCATCGCAGCCAATGCGATACAGCGTATGAAAGGAACTATAGAGGCAAAAGTCAGCGGGAATGGCGGTCTGGAAATTGTGATCTGCCTACCGAAAGCGGAGGTATAA
- a CDS encoding response regulator transcription factor has protein sequence MGKILIIEDDAAIAAIERDYLAIDHFEVEIALDGRSGMEKALQGGFDLILLDLMLPGIDGFTVCCKLRETLDIPILMVTARREDIDKIRGLGLGADDYIEKPFSPSVLVARVKANLAQYARLKKTDRTAPIQLNIGSIRINTDTHRVYVNDIEIDLKNKEYELLLFLALNADVVFNRETLYERIWGMDAMGDNATVAVHINRLRDRIEEDPGNPRYIQTVRGAGYRLKA, from the coding sequence ATGGGAAAAATATTGATTATAGAAGATGATGCAGCGATTGCCGCCATTGAGCGGGATTATCTTGCGATTGACCATTTTGAAGTAGAGATTGCGCTGGACGGGAGAAGTGGTATGGAAAAAGCCTTGCAGGGCGGCTTTGATCTGATTCTACTGGATTTGATGCTTCCAGGCATCGACGGTTTTACCGTTTGCTGCAAGCTACGAGAGACGCTGGACATTCCGATACTGATGGTCACAGCCCGGCGGGAGGACATTGATAAAATACGCGGGCTAGGGCTTGGTGCAGATGATTACATTGAGAAGCCTTTTTCTCCAAGCGTGTTGGTAGCAAGAGTTAAGGCGAACTTGGCGCAGTATGCCAGATTGAAGAAAACGGATAGAACCGCACCAATACAGCTCAACATAGGCAGTATCCGCATCAACACCGATACCCACAGGGTCTATGTGAATGACATTGAAATTGATTTAAAAAATAAAGAATACGAGCTTTTGCTGTTTTTGGCGCTCAACGCGGATGTGGTATTCAACCGGGAAACGCTTTACGAACGCATTTGGGGTATGGACGCCATGGGGGACAACGCCACGGTCGCTGTCCACATTAATCGGCTACGGGATAGGATTGAGGAAGATCCGGGCAATCCTCGGTATATCCAGACGGTTCGTGGTGCGGGTTATCGGCTCAAGGCGTAA
- a CDS encoding ABC transporter ATP-binding protein, whose product MIQTEHLSKTYRNGFKAVKDLNLHVNKGDIFGFLGPNGAGKTTTIRMLDGLLEPTAGQVFIDGMDVNKQALEIKRLIGVVPESHGYYDWMTAKEYLQYFNSLFGGNEGDVYLEELLKKVGLREKKNVPVGEFSRGMKQRLGIAKALVNHPKIIFLDEPTLGLDPSGQRDIQQLIREINLNDGITVFITSHLLKDIEVLCNKVSIIKDGILVEQGSIKELQGRYVTAYTILLQTNDNDLALSLIQRLDGISDVSKGERQLVVRLSEGLDANEISTVKRNLAGTVFTAGIDIREMTHKTLSMEDIFFKVTESSQIGREAVL is encoded by the coding sequence ATGATACAAACAGAACACCTTTCAAAGACTTACCGAAATGGCTTTAAGGCTGTCAAAGATTTAAATCTTCATGTGAACAAGGGCGACATTTTTGGATTTCTAGGACCGAATGGCGCGGGAAAGACCACAACCATACGAATGCTTGATGGGTTGCTTGAACCGACCGCCGGACAGGTTTTTATCGACGGCATGGATGTCAATAAGCAAGCATTGGAAATAAAGAGGCTTATTGGAGTTGTACCAGAATCTCACGGATATTATGACTGGATGACCGCAAAAGAATATCTGCAATATTTTAACTCTTTATTCGGCGGAAACGAAGGGGACGTCTATCTCGAAGAGCTGCTCAAAAAGGTGGGGCTTCGAGAAAAAAAGAACGTGCCGGTAGGCGAGTTCTCACGCGGAATGAAGCAACGTTTAGGTATTGCAAAAGCCTTGGTAAACCATCCGAAGATTATTTTTCTTGATGAGCCGACTCTGGGACTCGATCCAAGTGGGCAGAGAGATATCCAGCAGCTTATCCGAGAAATTAATCTGAATGATGGCATCACTGTTTTCATCACTTCCCATCTGCTTAAGGATATTGAGGTACTGTGCAATAAGGTCTCCATTATCAAGGATGGAATCCTTGTGGAGCAAGGCAGTATTAAGGAACTTCAGGGAAGATATGTAACTGCTTATACGATCCTGCTTCAAACAAATGACAACGATTTGGCTCTGTCGCTCATTCAAAGGCTCGACGGTATTAGCGATGTATCAAAAGGTGAGAGACAACTTGTCGTGCGGCTTTCCGAGGGACTTGACGCAAACGAAATTAGCACGGTCAAGCGGAACTTGGCAGGCACCGTTTTCACAGCGGGCATAGATATCCGGGAAATGACGCATAAGACCCTCAGCATGGAAGATATCTTCTTCAAGGTGACGGAAAGCAGTCAGATTGGAAGGGAGGCGGTTCTATGA